In a single window of the Romeriopsis navalis LEGE 11480 genome:
- the secF gene encoding protein translocase subunit SecF — translation MKLNIVKQRKLWWGISLIGLLAGIAAMAVSWSQIGSPLRPSLDFVGGTRIQLAFDCDQTDCDKPVDLDAVRQILVSQDLSGSSVQKIEQQKRDNPADSTPPGLVIRTKDLGADQSFKLQAALTEKLGAFKVDQIDTVGPTLGKQLFRTGLIAFLTACVGIMAYLALRFDRDYAVFAIVAMLHDILLTMGVFAILGLVLQVEVDSLFIVALLTIVGFSVNDTVVIYDRVRETIKLNPGSHINDIVDDAVNQTLTRSINTTLTTLLSLVAIFLFGGETLKFFSLALIIGFLAGAYSSIFVASSLLALWREKTGNAIAPAAPVVATENP, via the coding sequence ATGAAACTCAACATTGTTAAACAACGCAAACTGTGGTGGGGCATCTCGCTGATTGGTCTCTTGGCGGGTATTGCGGCGATGGCGGTTTCGTGGAGTCAGATTGGCTCACCGCTTCGTCCCAGTCTCGATTTTGTGGGTGGTACGCGGATTCAACTCGCGTTTGACTGTGATCAAACGGATTGTGATAAGCCGGTTGATTTAGATGCGGTACGGCAGATCTTAGTCAGCCAAGATTTATCCGGTAGCAGTGTCCAAAAAATTGAACAGCAAAAGCGGGATAATCCGGCGGATAGCACACCACCCGGTTTGGTCATCCGCACAAAAGATCTGGGTGCGGATCAGAGTTTCAAGCTCCAAGCTGCCTTAACTGAAAAATTGGGGGCCTTCAAAGTTGATCAAATTGATACGGTTGGCCCAACTTTGGGTAAACAGCTGTTTCGGACGGGTTTAATTGCCTTTCTCACGGCTTGCGTGGGAATTATGGCCTATCTGGCGCTGCGCTTTGATCGCGATTATGCCGTGTTTGCGATCGTCGCAATGCTGCACGACATTTTGTTGACGATGGGGGTGTTTGCGATTTTGGGTCTGGTGCTACAGGTTGAAGTGGATAGCCTCTTTATTGTGGCTTTGCTGACGATCGTTGGCTTCTCGGTCAACGATACGGTCGTGATCTACGACCGTGTGCGCGAGACAATCAAGTTGAATCCCGGCAGTCATATTAACGATATCGTTGATGATGCGGTGAACCAGACCTTGACGCGATCGATCAACACGACATTGACGACATTATTGTCATTGGTGGCGATCTTCCTATTTGGGGGTGAGACACTGAAATTCTTCTCGTTGGCCTTGATTATTGGCTTTTTAGCCGGCGCCTATTCCAGTATTTTTGTCGCGAGTTCGCTGTTAGCGTTGTGGCGTGAGAAGACTGGCAATGCGATTGCCCCTGCAGCGCCGGTTGTGGCGACTGAGAATCCCTAA
- the secD gene encoding protein translocase subunit SecD — MGRQRWLLMLIVALVAASVYTLTQVPTKLGLDLRGGAQLTIQVSPSEEIKTITERDLEAVQKVIENRVNGLGVAEAVVQTAGQDQIVVQLPGVDDPDQAERVLGGTAQLDFKEQRQGTEQQLPIEGSVLRELQAKQLELRDSGDEAAITANKASIKRSAEAIDKLFDDVGLTGKNLKDAFADNQGTGAWSVAIRFDSEGGDKFAELTKRLAGTGRSIGIFLDDVLISAPVVGPEHAQTGIQGGGATITGSFDAKSATELGVQLKGGSLPVPISIVEKRAVSASLGQDSINRSLYAGLAGLFLVFVFMVVYYRLPGIIAAISLAVYTMLTLALFNIFGVTLTLPGIAGFILSIGMAVDANVLIFERTREELRAGKSLYRSVESGFFRAFSSILDGNVTTLIACAALFFLGAGLVKGFALTLAIGVVVSMFTALTCSRTLLLYVLTQPSLRRPELFAPGLAAQDKSVETA; from the coding sequence ATGGGTAGACAACGCTGGTTATTGATGCTGATCGTGGCGCTGGTTGCGGCCTCGGTCTATACGCTGACGCAAGTGCCGACGAAACTCGGGCTCGATTTGCGCGGTGGTGCACAGTTGACGATTCAGGTCAGCCCTTCAGAAGAAATTAAGACAATCACCGAACGGGATCTCGAAGCCGTGCAAAAGGTGATTGAAAATCGGGTCAACGGTTTGGGGGTGGCGGAAGCCGTCGTCCAGACGGCTGGGCAGGATCAAATCGTTGTGCAGTTGCCAGGGGTTGATGATCCGGACCAAGCCGAGCGGGTGCTGGGTGGAACGGCCCAGTTAGACTTCAAAGAGCAGCGTCAAGGGACGGAGCAACAATTGCCGATCGAGGGGTCGGTTCTGCGCGAGTTGCAAGCCAAACAATTGGAATTGCGCGATAGTGGCGATGAAGCAGCAATTACGGCAAATAAAGCTTCGATCAAGCGTAGTGCCGAAGCAATCGATAAGCTCTTTGATGATGTGGGCCTCACCGGTAAAAATCTCAAAGATGCGTTTGCCGATAACCAAGGCACTGGGGCATGGAGCGTGGCGATTCGGTTTGACTCGGAAGGTGGCGATAAGTTCGCTGAGTTGACGAAGCGTCTTGCCGGTACCGGACGCTCGATTGGCATTTTTCTCGATGATGTGTTGATCAGTGCGCCAGTTGTCGGGCCAGAGCATGCTCAAACTGGGATTCAAGGTGGTGGTGCCACGATTACGGGTAGCTTTGATGCAAAGTCAGCAACAGAGTTAGGGGTACAGCTTAAAGGTGGTTCGTTGCCCGTGCCCATCTCGATCGTCGAGAAGCGCGCAGTCAGTGCCAGCTTGGGACAAGATAGTATCAACCGCAGTCTTTATGCCGGGCTCGCAGGCCTGTTCTTGGTCTTTGTGTTTATGGTGGTTTATTACCGATTGCCCGGGATCATCGCGGCGATTTCGCTGGCGGTCTATACGATGCTGACCTTGGCCCTATTTAATATCTTTGGTGTAACGCTGACGTTACCAGGGATTGCGGGTTTCATCTTGAGTATTGGGATGGCGGTGGATGCTAACGTCTTGATTTTTGAGCGCACCCGTGAGGAATTACGGGCCGGTAAGAGTTTGTATCGGTCGGTGGAATCGGGCTTTTTCCGGGCCTTCTCCAGTATTTTGGACGGCAACGTGACGACATTAATTGCCTGTGCTGCGCTGTTTTTCCTGGGGGCCGGTTTGGTTAAAGGCTTTGCCCTGACGTTGGCGATCGGCGTCGTGGTGAGTATGTTTACGGCTCTGACCTGTAGTCGAACCCTCTTGTTGTATGTATTGACTCAGCCGTCCCTGCGTCGTCCCGAACTATTTGCACCGGGTTTGGCGGCTCAAGATAAATCCGTGGAGACTGCGTAG
- a CDS encoding pyruvate dehydrogenase complex E1 component subunit beta translates to MAETLFFNALREAIDEEMGADPTVLVMGEDVGQYGGSYKVTKGLYEKYGELRLLDTPIAENSFTGMAVGAAMTGLRPIIEGMNMGFLLLAFNQIANNAGMLRYTSGGNYKIPMVIRGPGGVGSHLGAEHSQRLETYFQAVPGLKIVACSTPRNAKGLLKAAIRDDNPVLFFEHVLLYNLKEKLPEGDYTCALDKAEVVREGKDVTILTYSRMRYHVMQALKTLEPEGYDPEVIDLISLKPLDFETIGASIRKTHKVIIVEEGMRTSSIGAEIIASINDQMFDELDAPVVRLASQDIPTPYNGNLERLTIVQPEQIVTAVKDLMANQV, encoded by the coding sequence ATGGCAGAAACGCTGTTCTTTAATGCCCTGCGCGAAGCGATCGATGAAGAGATGGGTGCGGATCCCACCGTCCTAGTTATGGGCGAAGATGTGGGGCAATATGGCGGTTCTTATAAAGTGACCAAGGGTTTGTACGAGAAGTATGGCGAGTTGAGGCTGCTCGATACGCCGATCGCTGAAAATAGTTTTACCGGGATGGCTGTTGGTGCTGCGATGACGGGCCTGCGTCCGATTATCGAAGGCATGAACATGGGGTTTCTGCTGCTGGCCTTCAACCAAATTGCCAATAATGCCGGCATGTTGCGCTACACTTCTGGCGGTAATTACAAAATTCCCATGGTTATTCGTGGCCCGGGTGGTGTTGGGAGCCATTTGGGGGCGGAGCACTCCCAGCGGTTGGAAACCTACTTTCAAGCGGTCCCGGGTCTGAAAATTGTGGCTTGTTCCACCCCCCGTAATGCCAAGGGCTTACTGAAGGCGGCGATTCGCGATGATAATCCCGTTTTGTTCTTTGAGCATGTGTTGCTTTATAACTTGAAGGAAAAGTTGCCGGAAGGTGACTATACCTGTGCCCTGGATAAAGCCGAAGTTGTGCGGGAAGGGAAGGATGTCACGATTCTGACCTATTCCCGTATGCGTTACCACGTGATGCAAGCGCTGAAGACCTTGGAGCCAGAAGGTTACGATCCAGAAGTGATTGATCTGATTTCTTTGAAGCCTTTAGACTTTGAGACGATCGGTGCTTCGATTCGGAAGACTCACAAGGTGATTATTGTTGAGGAAGGAATGCGGACCAGTAGTATTGGGGCGGAAATCATTGCCTCAATCAATGACCAAATGTTCGATGAACTGGACGCGCCAGTGGTTCGGTTAGCTTCCCAGGATATTCCAACGCCTTACAATGGCAACCTCGAGCGGCTGACGATCGTTCAGCCCGAACAAATTGTCACTGCGGTGAAAGATTTAATGGCGAATCAGGTTTAA